In Treponema vincentii, a single window of DNA contains:
- a CDS encoding type II toxin-antitoxin system RelE/ParE family toxin, whose amino-acid sequence MEVEKKIHADFFKTEQNNEPVRDFLKALSPEDKKSVGADIMAVEMSWPIGYPMVRKLDTDLWEVRTGISDKRIGRIMFTVSGNTMILLDLFDNCVVE is encoded by the coding sequence ATGGAAGTCGAAAAGAAAATACACGCAGATTTTTTCAAAACAGAGCAAAATAATGAACCTGTACGAGATTTCCTGAAGGCTTTATCTCCAGAAGATAAAAAATCTGTCGGTGCGGATATTATGGCAGTAGAAATGTCGTGGCCAATCGGTTATCCAATGGTTAGAAAACTCGACACTGATTTATGGGAAGTAAGAACTGGTATTTCCGACAAAAGGATTGGCAGAATCATGTTCACTGTAAGCGGAAATACAATGATATTACTAGACCTATTCGATAACTGCGTTGTCGAATAG
- a CDS encoding type II toxin-antitoxin system RelE/ParE family toxin: MFRNGSFRTGLLYAFVKKTQKTPKEDMELGKKRRNLVLGGQK; the protein is encoded by the coding sequence CTGTTCAGAAACGGAAGTTTCCGAACAGGTTTACTCTATGCATTTGTAAAAAAGACACAGAAAACTCCAAAAGAAGATATGGAGTTGGGAAAGAAAAGAAGAAACTTGGTTTTAGGAGGTCAAAAATGA
- a CDS encoding helix-turn-helix domain-containing protein codes for MNNAYVGSSFNDFLEEEGLATDIQNEAIKRLISYNLLEEMQKQNINKTEMAKKMSTSRAALDRLLNPYNDSVTLATLTKAANVLGKKLVLQLQ; via the coding sequence ATGAATAACGCTTATGTAGGAAGTTCCTTTAATGATTTTCTCGAAGAAGAGGGTCTTGCCACAGATATACAGAACGAGGCAATTAAGCGGTTGATTTCATATAATTTACTAGAAGAAATGCAGAAACAAAATATCAATAAAACTGAAATGGCTAAGAAAATGTCTACGTCTCGCGCTGCATTGGATAGGCTTCTAAATCCATACAATGATTCCGTGACACTTGCAACGCTTACAAAAGCTGCGAATGTTCTGGGGAAAAAATTAGTATTACAACTACAATAA
- a CDS encoding PIN domain-containing protein, which yields MSKIFIDTNILVYTLDSKDLYKQAKARKIIEKVVNLHQPVISTQVLKEFYVVATTKLKADRIIVKNIIHNFCNMEIVQNDLELIEQAIDISVILQLSFWDSLIVAAAEKAKCECIISEDLNPGQTYRGVMVINPFKEESF from the coding sequence GTGTCTAAAATATTTATTGATACAAACATACTTGTTTATACCCTTGACTCAAAAGATTTATATAAGCAAGCAAAAGCTCGAAAAATAATAGAGAAAGTTGTGAATTTACATCAACCGGTAATATCAACACAAGTACTTAAAGAATTCTATGTAGTTGCAACAACAAAATTAAAGGCAGATCGAATAATTGTTAAAAATATTATACACAATTTTTGCAATATGGAAATTGTTCAAAATGACTTAGAGTTGATAGAACAAGCAATAGATATTAGTGTAATTTTACAATTATCATTTTGGGATTCATTGATAGTAGCTGCTGCTGAGAAAGCAAAATGTGAATGCATTATTTCTGAAGATTTAAACCCGGGGCAGACATATCGTGGAGTAATGGTAATCAATCCATTTAAGGAAGAGTCTTTCTAA
- a CDS encoding carbon-nitrogen hydrolase family protein has translation MSKIKIALLQLMPGKSLVENMHTGISACRKAKNIGADIALFPEMWSIGYEIPKSVNELKSKAISKNDTFIRSFSDLAKELQMAIGITFLEKYEPLPRNSICLFDRFGKELYTYAKVHTCSFGNEKALMPGNDFYVSVLDTEHGCVKIGSMICYDREFPESARILMLKGAEIILVPNACPMEINRISQLRARAFENMVGIATVNYPKGKPDCNGHSTAFDGIAYNIDEPYSRDTLIIEAGEEEGIYIATFDIEELRKYRSREVHGNAYRQPTKYTILLSEEKQEPFIRKDYRKSVN, from the coding sequence ATGTCTAAAATTAAAATAGCTTTACTACAATTAATGCCAGGGAAGTCTCTTGTTGAAAATATGCATACCGGTATATCAGCTTGTCGCAAGGCAAAAAACATTGGGGCGGATATAGCATTGTTTCCTGAAATGTGGAGTATTGGTTACGAAATACCTAAATCTGTCAATGAATTAAAGAGTAAAGCAATTAGTAAAAATGATACGTTTATACGTTCATTCTCGGATTTAGCGAAAGAATTACAAATGGCTATCGGTATAACATTTCTTGAAAAATATGAGCCACTACCAAGAAACAGTATATGTCTGTTTGATAGATTTGGTAAAGAACTATATACCTATGCAAAAGTACATACATGTTCTTTTGGAAATGAAAAAGCTTTAATGCCCGGTAATGATTTTTATGTATCTGTATTAGATACAGAGCATGGTTGTGTGAAAATAGGTTCAATGATTTGTTATGATAGAGAATTTCCTGAGAGCGCACGAATACTCATGCTTAAAGGTGCAGAAATAATACTTGTACCGAATGCATGTCCAATGGAAATTAATAGAATTTCACAATTAAGAGCAAGAGCATTTGAAAATATGGTTGGCATTGCAACTGTTAATTATCCAAAAGGAAAACCTGATTGTAATGGTCATTCTACAGCATTTGACGGCATTGCCTATAACATTGATGAACCATATTCGCGAGATACATTAATAATAGAAGCCGGGGAAGAAGAAGGAATATATATCGCAACTTTTGATATAGAGGAATTAAGAAAGTATAGAAGTAGAGAAGTTCATGGTAACGCATACCGGCAGCCGACAAAATATACGATTTTATTATCGGAAGAGAAACAAGAACCGTTTATCCGTAAAGATTATAGAAAATCAGTAAACTAG
- a CDS encoding sterile alpha motif-like domain-containing protein yields MSKSFYSWLSQFKNDSTSVGDLARDVRFDKEFPRHSDSRKYLRDYLESMGACDSTMSIFEEAFSHYEQDAKK; encoded by the coding sequence ATGTCAAAATCATTTTATTCGTGGTTGTCGCAGTTTAAAAACGACAGTACTTCTGTAGGAGATCTTGCACGAGATGTAAGGTTTGATAAAGAGTTTCCTCGTCATTCCGATTCCCGTAAATACTTAAGAGATTACCTTGAAAGTATGGGGGCATGTGACAGTACAATGAGCATTTTTGAAGAAGCTTTTAGTCACTATGAGCAAGACGCAAAAAAGTAA
- a CDS encoding Txe/YoeB family addiction module toxin gives MWTVVYLKQAAKDSKKIGLSNLKPTVKHLIEVIKNNSFENPSPYEKLVGDLTGKYSRRINIQHRLIYEVLEKEHIVRILRM, from the coding sequence ATGTGGACAGTAGTTTATTTAAAACAGGCGGCAAAAGATAGTAAAAAAATTGGACTGTCAAATCTAAAACCAACAGTAAAGCATTTAATTGAAGTTATAAAGAATAATTCTTTTGAAAATCCTTCGCCTTACGAAAAGTTAGTTGGAGATTTAACGGGAAAATACTCAAGAAGAATTAATATACAGCATCGTTTGATATATGAAGTTTTGGAAAAAGAACATATAGTTCGTATTCTAAGAATGTGA
- a CDS encoding FmdB family zinc ribbon protein, whose protein sequence is MPTYDYMCDSCGASFEVQHKMTDTPAIVCPQCGASSHQVFSAGFGLNFTGKGFYQTDTQKTVASTDVKKADVQGSSSQGKDKTAHSCSRGCGCSGGCSCSS, encoded by the coding sequence ATGCCTACGTATGACTATATGTGCGATTCTTGCGGAGCTTCTTTCGAGGTACAGCATAAAATGACCGATACGCCTGCTATAGTTTGTCCGCAATGCGGAGCATCTTCTCATCAAGTATTCTCGGCTGGTTTTGGATTAAATTTTACCGGTAAAGGTTTTTATCAAACCGATACGCAAAAAACAGTAGCATCTACAGATGTGAAGAAGGCTGATGTGCAGGGTTCCTCTTCGCAAGGGAAAGACAAAACGGCTCATTCGTGCAGTAGAGGCTGCGGATGCTCAGGCGGCTGTTCGTGTTCAAGCTAA
- a CDS encoding Glu/Leu/Phe/Val family dehydrogenase: protein MSKETLNPLANAQAQVKKACDALGADPAVYELLKEPQRIIEISIPVKMDNGSIKVFKGYRAAHNDAVGPYKGGIRFHQNVNADEVKALSIWMSIKCQVTGIPYGGGKGGITVDPSELSQRELEQLSRGWVRGLYKYLGEKVDVPAPDVNTNGQIMAWMQDEYNKLTGEQTIGVFTGKPLTYGGSKGRNEATGFGVAVIMREACKAIGMDLKKATVAVQGFGNVGKFTVKNIIKLGGKVVAVAEFDKKEGTYATYKESGFTFEELNEAKTKDGSLLHVPGAKKISLDDFWALNVDVISPCAMENAIKEHEANLIKAKLICEGANGPITLEADEILYKKGILVTPDILTNAGGVTVSYFEWVQNLYGYYWTEKEVEEKEERAMIDAFNPIWALKKEKNVSFRQATYMKSIKRIDEAMKVRGWY from the coding sequence ATGAGCAAAGAAACCTTAAACCCGTTGGCGAATGCACAGGCACAAGTAAAAAAAGCGTGCGATGCTTTGGGAGCAGATCCCGCGGTATATGAATTATTGAAGGAACCGCAGCGGATAATCGAAATTTCCATTCCGGTAAAGATGGATAACGGTTCTATCAAAGTATTTAAGGGATATAGAGCTGCGCATAACGATGCGGTCGGCCCCTACAAGGGTGGTATTCGCTTCCATCAAAATGTCAATGCCGATGAAGTAAAAGCTCTTTCTATTTGGATGAGTATTAAATGTCAAGTAACCGGTATACCCTACGGTGGCGGAAAAGGCGGTATCACTGTTGATCCTTCCGAATTATCTCAGCGTGAGTTGGAGCAGTTGTCACGCGGCTGGGTACGCGGTTTGTATAAGTACCTCGGTGAAAAAGTAGATGTGCCTGCTCCGGACGTCAATACCAACGGCCAGATCATGGCGTGGATGCAGGATGAATACAATAAGCTGACCGGCGAGCAGACCATCGGTGTATTTACCGGTAAGCCGCTTACCTACGGTGGTTCCAAGGGAAGAAACGAGGCGACCGGCTTCGGTGTTGCCGTTATTATGCGTGAAGCCTGCAAAGCAATCGGTATGGATTTAAAGAAAGCAACCGTTGCCGTTCAGGGTTTCGGAAACGTCGGAAAGTTCACCGTTAAGAACATCATCAAGTTGGGCGGAAAAGTTGTTGCAGTTGCGGAATTCGACAAGAAAGAAGGTACCTACGCAACCTACAAAGAAAGCGGCTTTACTTTTGAAGAATTGAATGAGGCAAAGACAAAAGACGGCAGTTTACTCCATGTTCCCGGTGCAAAGAAAATTTCCCTCGATGACTTCTGGGCATTGAATGTCGATGTTATCAGTCCCTGCGCAATGGAAAATGCAATCAAAGAGCACGAAGCCAATCTGATCAAGGCAAAGCTGATCTGCGAAGGCGCAAACGGTCCCATTACGTTGGAAGCTGATGAGATCCTGTACAAGAAGGGAATCCTTGTTACTCCTGATATTCTGACCAATGCCGGCGGTGTTACCGTTTCTTACTTTGAATGGGTACAGAACCTCTACGGCTACTATTGGACGGAAAAAGAAGTTGAAGAGAAAGAAGAGCGCGCAATGATCGACGCATTCAACCCGATTTGGGCATTAAAGAAGGAAAAGAACGTTTCGTTCCGCCAAGCAACTTACATGAAATCTATCAAGAGAATTGATGAAGCAATGAAGGTAAGAGGCTGGTATTAA
- the gyrA gene encoding DNA topoisomerase (ATP-hydrolyzing) subunit A, producing the protein MEEIKTPEGGVLIPIPIETEVKRAYIDYSMSVIVSRALPDVRDGLKPVHRRILYSMEEKNLRYSGPTRKCAKIVGDVLGSYHPHGDASVYDALVRLGQDFSLRYPVIHPQGNFGTIGGDPPAAYRYTEAKMARLAESMVEDIKKDTVDFIPNFDDSTQEPTVLPGKFPFLLANGSSGIAVGMATNMPPHNLREIAQAVSAYIDNPDITIDELAKYIKGPDFPTGGIIFGKKGIRQAFKTGRGKILVRGRFNIEVDKKGKETIIFTEVPYQVNTTALVAKIGELAREKVIEGIAAVNDETSDRAGLRLVIELKRGAIAKVVLNQLFSKTALQSSFGVINLALVDGRPQTLTLKQLVGYFVAHRQEVVTRRVRFDLKKAEERAHILRALIVAIDNIDEVIKIIRGSRDTASAKNALMERFSFDDIQAQAIVDMQLKRLTSLEIEDLRKELQELELLIEHLKDLLAHPEKILALIKQETDELAEKFGDDRRTDIVSDEVEEINIEDLIKKEQMVVLVSNLGYIKRVPVTAYKRQNRGGKGSNSAALVEDDFIDQIFTASTHDYIMFITNEGKAYWVKVHEIPEASRTSRGSHIKSLLAVSSDEEITTIVSLKEFSSDTYLLMATAGGIVKKVQTDSFQNAKTRGIIAIKLDEGDKLVSAILTTGKDELMLVTRHGQALRVSETEIRDQGRASHGVIGIRLSGGDELTGALRINGGKLLVMSENGYGKRVDFSEFSPHGRGTGGQKVYTITEKTGEVVGLLAVADDDEIVCITGQGKTIRVQVSSINVMGRAAQGVKILDIESPDQLIGLDVVAREDEEDIAPPASETTFNGELDLDGGDA; encoded by the coding sequence GTGGAAGAGATAAAAACGCCGGAAGGCGGGGTGTTAATCCCCATTCCGATTGAAACTGAAGTAAAACGTGCATATATAGACTATTCAATGTCGGTTATTGTGAGCCGTGCGCTGCCTGATGTGCGAGATGGCTTGAAGCCGGTACACCGCAGAATCCTCTATTCAATGGAGGAGAAGAACTTGCGCTATTCAGGGCCGACGCGCAAATGCGCTAAGATTGTCGGTGATGTGCTGGGAAGTTACCATCCGCACGGCGATGCCTCCGTCTATGATGCACTTGTCCGTTTGGGGCAGGATTTTTCCCTCCGGTATCCGGTAATCCATCCGCAAGGAAACTTCGGTACCATCGGCGGCGACCCGCCTGCAGCCTACCGTTATACGGAAGCAAAGATGGCGCGGCTTGCAGAGTCGATGGTAGAGGATATCAAAAAAGATACCGTTGATTTTATCCCGAACTTTGACGATTCTACGCAGGAGCCGACCGTTCTGCCGGGCAAATTTCCGTTCCTATTGGCGAATGGTTCAAGCGGTATTGCCGTCGGTATGGCAACCAATATGCCGCCGCACAACCTACGCGAAATTGCTCAAGCGGTGTCCGCTTATATCGACAATCCCGACATTACCATCGATGAGCTTGCCAAGTACATCAAAGGGCCGGACTTTCCGACCGGCGGCATTATCTTTGGTAAAAAGGGCATCCGGCAGGCGTTTAAAACCGGACGCGGGAAGATTTTAGTCCGCGGCAGGTTCAATATCGAAGTTGATAAAAAAGGCAAGGAAACGATTATCTTTACCGAAGTGCCTTATCAGGTAAACACCACGGCGCTTGTTGCGAAGATCGGTGAACTTGCCCGTGAAAAAGTGATAGAAGGGATTGCGGCAGTCAATGACGAAACCTCAGACCGCGCCGGTTTACGACTGGTTATCGAGTTGAAGCGGGGAGCAATCGCAAAGGTGGTGCTGAATCAGCTCTTTTCCAAGACAGCCCTGCAGTCCTCCTTCGGCGTTATTAACCTTGCGTTGGTGGATGGGCGGCCGCAAACGCTGACGCTCAAACAGCTGGTCGGCTACTTTGTTGCGCACCGGCAGGAGGTTGTTACCCGCCGCGTCCGCTTCGACCTGAAAAAAGCTGAAGAGCGCGCCCATATTTTACGCGCTCTTATCGTCGCCATCGACAACATCGATGAGGTGATTAAGATTATCCGCGGCTCCCGCGATACGGCAAGCGCCAAGAACGCGCTGATGGAGCGGTTTTCGTTTGACGACATACAGGCGCAGGCCATCGTTGATATGCAGCTCAAACGCCTCACCAGCCTCGAAATTGAAGACCTCCGCAAGGAATTACAGGAGCTTGAACTGCTGATTGAACATTTGAAAGACCTCTTGGCGCATCCTGAAAAGATTCTTGCGCTCATTAAGCAGGAAACCGATGAGCTTGCAGAAAAATTCGGCGACGACCGCCGTACCGATATTGTCAGCGACGAGGTAGAAGAGATTAACATCGAAGACCTCATCAAAAAAGAACAGATGGTAGTGCTGGTTTCCAATCTCGGCTACATCAAGCGGGTACCGGTTACCGCCTACAAGCGGCAGAACCGCGGCGGCAAGGGCTCCAATTCGGCAGCTTTGGTTGAAGATGACTTTATCGACCAGATTTTCACTGCTTCGACGCATGACTACATTATGTTTATCACCAATGAGGGGAAGGCATACTGGGTTAAGGTACACGAAATCCCCGAAGCAAGCCGTACAAGCCGCGGTTCTCATATCAAGTCGCTGCTCGCCGTATCTTCCGACGAGGAAATTACCACGATTGTGTCCTTAAAAGAGTTTAGTAGCGACACATACCTGCTGATGGCGACGGCGGGCGGCATCGTGAAGAAGGTACAGACCGACAGCTTCCAGAATGCCAAAACGCGCGGCATTATCGCCATTAAGCTGGACGAAGGGGACAAGCTGGTAAGCGCAATCCTTACCACCGGTAAAGATGAGCTAATGCTGGTAACCCGGCACGGACAGGCGCTCCGCGTTTCCGAAACCGAAATACGGGATCAAGGACGCGCTTCGCATGGGGTAATCGGTATTCGGCTGTCCGGCGGGGATGAGCTGACCGGCGCGCTTCGGATTAACGGCGGCAAGCTCCTCGTGATGAGCGAGAACGGCTACGGCAAGCGGGTAGACTTTTCAGAGTTTTCTCCGCATGGGCGCGGTACCGGCGGGCAAAAGGTGTACACCATTACCGAAAAGACCGGCGAGGTGGTCGGGCTGCTTGCCGTCGCTGACGATGACGAAATTGTCTGCATCACCGGACAGGGAAAAACCATCCGCGTGCAGGTTTCTTCTATTAACGTGATGGGACGCGCCGCACAGGGTGTTAAAATCCTCGATATCGAAAGCCCCGACCAGCTCATCGGTTTGGATGTGGTTGCACGCGAGGATGAAGAAGACATCGCGCCGCCCGCTTCGGAAACAACCTTCAACGGAGAACTCGACCTCGACGGCGGGGATGCCTAG